The following are from one region of the Bacillota bacterium genome:
- a CDS encoding DNA-directed RNA polymerase subunit alpha: protein MLEIEKPKIECVERSEDNTYGKFVVEPLERGYGITLGNSLRRVLLSSLPGAAVTSVKIDGVLHEFSTIPGVVEDTTDIILNLKSLALKVYGDEGKILRIEAQGAGEVTARDIIADADVEILNPELHIATLSENGRLFMEMTVEKGRGYVSAEKNKRPDHIIGIIPVDSIFSPVRKVNYTVEDTRVGQVTDYDKLTLEVWTNGSISPEEATSLSAKILSEHLRLFIGLTERIGDVEIMVEKEEEEKDKLLDMTIEELDLSVRSYNCLKRAGINTVAELIQKSEEDMMKVRNLGKKSLEEVDKKLAELGLSLRKSNE from the coding sequence ATGTTAGAAATCGAGAAACCCAAGATCGAATGTGTCGAACGAAGCGAAGATAACACCTACGGGAAATTTGTCGTTGAGCCTTTGGAACGAGGTTATGGGATCACCCTGGGAAATTCGCTGCGGCGAGTTCTGCTGTCTTCTCTCCCCGGTGCGGCGGTTACTTCAGTCAAGATTGATGGGGTGCTGCACGAGTTTTCCACGATTCCAGGCGTAGTGGAGGATACTACTGATATAATCTTGAACTTAAAAAGCCTGGCTTTAAAAGTGTATGGTGACGAAGGGAAAATCCTGCGGATCGAGGCTCAAGGAGCGGGAGAGGTGACAGCACGTGACATTATCGCTGATGCCGATGTGGAGATCCTTAATCCCGAACTGCACATCGCTACTCTAAGTGAGAATGGCCGACTGTTTATGGAAATGACTGTGGAAAAAGGCCGGGGTTACGTATCAGCGGAAAAGAACAAGCGCCCTGACCATATCATCGGCATAATTCCGGTCGACTCCATTTTTTCCCCGGTACGAAAGGTCAACTATACAGTTGAGGATACCCGGGTCGGTCAGGTTACTGACTATGACAAATTGACTCTGGAAGTCTGGACGAATGGCAGTATTTCGCCAGAAGAAGCCACCAGCCTGTCGGCGAAAATTTTGAGCGAACACTTGCGATTATTTATCGGCCTGACCGAGCGGATCGGCGACGTGGAAATTATGGTGGAAAAAGAAGAAGAAGAAAAAGACAAGCTCCTGGACATGACGATCGAAGAGCTCGATTTGTCGGTGCGTTCATACAACTGCCTCAAACGGGCTGGGATCAACACAGTGGCTGAGCTGATCCAAAAATCAGAAGAAGATATGATGAAAGTGCGCAATCTGGGCAAGAAATCGCTGGAAGAAGTCGACAAGAAACTGGCTGAACTTGGGCTTTCATTGCGCAAATCCAATGAGTGA
- the rplQ gene encoding 50S ribosomal protein L17, with the protein MGYRKLGLRSDQRRAMLRNIVTSLLDKERIETTETRAKELNRLTERMITLAKRGDLHARRQALAYLLDEDVVTKLFEKIAPKYADRQGGYTRIIKKGYRRGDGAPVVIIELV; encoded by the coding sequence ATGGGATATCGTAAATTGGGTCTACGGTCTGACCAGCGGCGAGCAATGCTTCGCAACATCGTTACCTCACTGTTAGATAAGGAGCGGATCGAGACCACGGAAACCCGGGCTAAAGAATTGAACCGCTTGACGGAAAGAATGATTACTCTGGCGAAACGCGGTGACCTGCACGCCAGAAGACAGGCCCTCGCCTATTTGCTGGATGAGGATGTGGTCACCAAGCTGTTTGAAAAAATCGCGCCGAAATATGCTGATCGTCAGGGTGGATATACCAGGATTATCAAAAAAGGATACCGGCGCGGTGATGGTGCCCCGGTTGTCATAATTGAACTGGTTTAG
- a CDS encoding energy-coupling factor transporter ATPase → MREGGRLIQVIDLSYRYRLTSGEEIIALDQLNLQIREGEFIGILGQNGSGKSTLARHLNALLLPTEGQVLVDGLDTADKSALWQIRQRVGMVFSNPDNQLVAPVVEEDVAFGPENLSLPRDEIRKRVDESLKWTGMSEYRMRAPHLLSGGQRQRIAIAGALAMRPRYLVLDEPTSMLDPNGRKEVLATLRRLNREAGMTVILITHHLEEVVDLERLVVIDQGRVVMDGPPREVLTQTKALRSIYLDVPPMTEMAYLLRRKGIDLPANILTVDEMVASLCRLF, encoded by the coding sequence ATTAGAGAGGGTGGTAGGTTGATCCAGGTTATCGACCTGAGTTATCGTTATCGTCTGACTAGTGGAGAAGAGATCATCGCCTTGGACCAACTAAATCTCCAGATCCGGGAAGGGGAATTTATTGGTATTCTGGGACAGAATGGATCAGGAAAGTCAACCCTGGCCAGGCATTTAAACGCTTTACTTCTGCCAACTGAGGGTCAGGTTCTCGTAGATGGTCTTGATACGGCGGATAAATCTGCCCTCTGGCAAATCCGGCAGCGGGTGGGAATGGTGTTTTCCAACCCCGATAACCAGTTGGTCGCCCCGGTAGTCGAAGAAGATGTGGCTTTTGGGCCGGAGAATCTGTCTTTGCCAAGAGATGAGATCAGGAAAAGGGTAGACGAGTCGCTAAAATGGACTGGTATGTCTGAATACAGAATGCGAGCTCCTCACTTGCTCTCCGGTGGCCAGCGGCAGCGGATCGCCATCGCGGGGGCCCTGGCCATGCGGCCCCGGTATCTGGTCTTGGACGAGCCGACCTCGATGCTTGATCCGAACGGCCGCAAAGAGGTTTTAGCCACTTTGCGGCGGCTCAACCGAGAGGCTGGGATGACGGTGATTTTAATCACTCATCACCTGGAAGAAGTCGTTGATCTGGAGCGACTGGTAGTGATTGACCAGGGTCGAGTCGTGATGGATGGTCCCCCACGGGAGGTGCTGACGCAAACGAAAGCTCTGCGGTCAATCTACCTGGACGTTCCGCCCATGACAGAGATGGCTTATCTCCTGAGAAGAAAAGGCATTGACTTGCCAGCGAATATCTTAACCGTTGATGAGATGGTGGCTAGCTTATGTCGATTATTCTAG
- a CDS encoding energy-coupling factor transporter ATPase, which produces MSIILENVSYTYMPGTPYESTALQGINLTIGEHEILGIIGPTGSGKSTLVQHMNGLLKPTSGRVYLDGVSIGDLKGTELRRIRQQVGLVFQFPEQQLFEETVFNDIAFGPRNLGVDEAEVTERVKWAMKLVGLNYNDLHQRSPFGLSGGQMRRVAIAGVLAMRPKVLILDEPTAGLDPRGRDALLRQILALREQLGMTVIIVSHHMEEVACLTDRLVVMQAGQIILDGSPREVFSRPETLEQVGLDIPSVTRLMFRLRELGWPVNAGITQVKEASQEILQVVMKRGKSRC; this is translated from the coding sequence ATGTCGATTATTCTAGAGAACGTTAGTTATACTTATATGCCCGGCACTCCGTATGAGTCTACTGCCTTGCAGGGGATCAACCTGACGATTGGCGAGCACGAAATTCTGGGAATTATCGGGCCAACGGGTTCGGGTAAGTCTACGCTGGTTCAGCACATGAACGGATTGCTTAAACCGACTAGCGGCCGGGTTTACCTGGACGGAGTTTCAATCGGTGATTTGAAAGGCACGGAACTCAGACGAATCAGGCAGCAGGTGGGCCTGGTCTTTCAGTTTCCCGAACAACAATTGTTTGAAGAAACGGTTTTTAACGATATTGCTTTTGGACCGCGCAACCTGGGTGTTGACGAAGCCGAAGTAACCGAACGGGTCAAGTGGGCGATGAAACTGGTTGGTCTCAACTACAATGACTTGCATCAGCGCTCACCTTTTGGGTTAAGCGGTGGGCAGATGCGGCGAGTGGCGATCGCGGGGGTGCTGGCGATGCGGCCGAAAGTTTTAATTCTGGACGAACCGACGGCCGGGCTGGATCCCCGGGGACGTGATGCGCTTTTACGCCAGATTCTGGCTCTGCGTGAGCAGCTAGGGATGACGGTTATTATTGTGTCACATCATATGGAGGAGGTCGCGTGCCTGACAGATCGGCTGGTCGTAATGCAGGCTGGGCAGATTATCCTTGATGGCTCACCCCGTGAAGTGTTCAGCCGTCCGGAAACATTGGAGCAGGTAGGGCTGGATATTCCTAGCGTGACCAGGCTCATGTTCAGGCTGCGGGAGTTGGGCTGGCCGGTGAATGCAGGGATTACTCAGGTGAAAGAAGCCAGCCAGGAGATTCTGCAGGTGGTTATGAAGCGAGGTAAAAGTCGATGTTAA
- a CDS encoding energy-coupling factor transporter transmembrane protein EcfT gives MLKDITIGQYVPGDSAVHRLDPRTKIIATGLLMMALFILEDKFGLFVLGVLLIGAQVASGLPLRMILRGLRPLLIILLIAVPLQLFLTPGQSLLYLGPFTITDQGLRLAGLLIVRLIFLIILTSLLTLTTSPIALTDGLERLLTPLKRIRVPAHELAMMTTIALRFIPIFAEEAEKIIKAQKARGANFEGGGVVQRGKNLVAVLVPLLVSAFRRAEDLALAMEARCYQGGEKRTRLYQPQMTGLDYLVIAVSGLMCVYSILTRVWPGILW, from the coding sequence ATGTTAAAAGACATTACCATTGGCCAGTATGTTCCCGGTGATTCGGCAGTCCATCGATTAGACCCCCGAACCAAAATCATTGCTACCGGCTTGCTGATGATGGCCCTGTTTATCCTGGAAGATAAGTTTGGCCTGTTTGTCTTGGGAGTGCTCTTGATTGGAGCACAGGTGGCGTCTGGATTGCCCCTGCGGATGATTCTCCGGGGCCTTAGGCCCTTGCTGATTATTCTCCTGATCGCTGTTCCGCTGCAGCTTTTTCTGACTCCGGGTCAGTCGCTCCTGTATCTGGGCCCTTTCACGATTACTGACCAGGGGCTGAGGTTGGCCGGATTACTTATAGTACGGTTGATTTTTTTGATCATCCTGACTTCACTTTTAACCCTGACCACTTCGCCAATTGCTCTGACAGATGGCTTGGAGCGCCTGCTCACTCCCCTAAAGCGAATCCGCGTGCCGGCTCACGAACTGGCGATGATGACGACCATCGCGCTACGGTTCATTCCCATCTTCGCTGAAGAAGCAGAAAAAATCATCAAAGCCCAGAAGGCGCGGGGCGCGAATTTTGAGGGCGGCGGGGTCGTGCAGCGCGGCAAAAATCTGGTCGCTGTACTTGTCCCTTTGTTGGTGAGCGCTTTCCGCCGGGCCGAGGACCTGGCTCTGGCGATGGAGGCGAGATGCTACCAGGGAGGGGAAAAGCGGACTAGGTTATACCAGCCGCAGATGACAGGGCTTGACTATCTGGTTATAGCCGTCAGCGGTTTGATGTGTGTTTATTCGATCCTAACCCGGGTTTGGCCAGGGATTCTTTGGTGA
- the truA gene encoding tRNA pseudouridine(38-40) synthase TruA, translated as MRYLKMTLEYDGTNYYGWQRQPQAHRPTIQQVVEEVLTRVTGSPVKVTAAGRTDTGVHALGQVISFSTVSRIPLDKFPIAVNTRLPADIRVLSAEEVGPEFNARYSAKQKTYRYLIYNAPICSVFWRNYAAFIPYALEVPAMQETAQCFIGTHHFGGFCASGSAVKNLVRTVSRCEIWTRPPLIGLEITADGFLYHMVRNIVGTLLEVGRGKLSREEVLNIMASGDRTQAGPTAPAAGLYLVQVEY; from the coding sequence GTGCGCTACCTGAAGATGACTTTGGAGTATGACGGCACCAACTATTACGGGTGGCAGCGACAGCCACAAGCTCACCGGCCAACCATCCAGCAGGTAGTGGAAGAGGTGCTGACCCGGGTGACGGGAAGCCCGGTAAAAGTCACGGCCGCCGGCCGTACCGATACGGGGGTGCATGCCCTGGGGCAGGTGATTAGTTTCTCAACTGTCTCCAGGATCCCGCTAGATAAGTTCCCGATTGCGGTTAATACCCGCTTGCCAGCGGATATCCGCGTGCTGTCGGCGGAAGAAGTTGGGCCAGAGTTTAATGCCCGGTATTCGGCGAAACAAAAGACGTACCGTTACCTTATCTACAATGCACCGATCTGCTCGGTTTTCTGGCGGAATTACGCGGCTTTTATCCCCTATGCGCTTGAGGTGCCGGCGATGCAGGAGACGGCCCAATGCTTTATTGGGACACACCATTTTGGGGGCTTCTGCGCAAGTGGCTCGGCGGTTAAGAACCTGGTGCGGACGGTCAGCCGGTGTGAAATCTGGACCAGGCCGCCGCTAATCGGGCTGGAGATTACCGCCGATGGCTTCTTGTACCACATGGTTCGCAACATCGTTGGCACTTTGTTAGAGGTTGGCCGGGGTAAGCTGAGCAGAGAAGAAGTGCTAAACATTATGGCCAGCGGCGACCGGACACAGGCGGGGCCGACGGCGCCGGCGGCTGGATTATATTTAGTTCAGGTGGAATACTAA
- the rplM gene encoding 50S ribosomal protein L13: MASPNNIERKWYVIDATDKTLGRLATEVATLLRGKHKPIYTPHVDTGDHVIVINAEKVRLTGRKLSQKKYVYHTGYPGGLKTIDYQTLLKTKPERAIEAAVRGMIPHNRLGNKMFKKLKVYRGSDHPHQAQKPEVWELRG, from the coding sequence ATGGCTAGCCCGAATAATATCGAGCGTAAATGGTACGTCATTGATGCGACGGACAAGACTTTAGGTCGACTGGCTACCGAAGTCGCCACCCTGTTAAGAGGAAAACATAAACCCATCTACACACCGCATGTGGACACCGGCGACCATGTAATCGTCATCAATGCAGAAAAAGTTCGACTTACCGGCCGCAAGCTCAGTCAGAAAAAGTATGTCTACCACACGGGATATCCTGGCGGCCTGAAGACCATAGATTATCAAACTCTGCTGAAAACTAAACCAGAGCGAGCCATTGAGGCCGCCGTCAGGGGAATGATTCCTCACAATCGCTTGGGCAATAAGATGTTTAAGAAGCTGAAAGTATACCGGGGGAGTGACCATCCCCACCAGGCGCAAAAGCCGGAAGTCTGGGAATTAAGAGGTTAG
- the rpsI gene encoding 30S ribosomal protein S9, protein MAQVQYYGTGRRKTSVARVRLIPGEGKILVNGRQLSEYFGKRTLEMIVKQPLELTQTGGRFDVLANVHGGGTTGQAGAIRLGIARALLKADLGLRPILRRAGFLTRDPRMKERRKYGLKKARKAPQYSKR, encoded by the coding sequence TTGGCGCAAGTACAATACTATGGTACCGGACGTCGTAAAACTTCAGTCGCACGGGTCCGTTTGATTCCCGGCGAAGGAAAGATTCTCGTTAACGGGCGCCAGTTGAGCGAATACTTCGGTAAGCGGACCCTGGAGATGATTGTTAAGCAACCGCTTGAGCTCACCCAAACTGGAGGTCGGTTTGATGTTTTGGCCAATGTTCATGGCGGAGGAACTACTGGTCAGGCGGGTGCTATCCGACTAGGAATTGCCCGGGCGCTGCTGAAGGCTGACCTCGGTTTGAGGCCAATCCTGAGACGAGCTGGCTTCTTGACCCGCGACCCCCGGATGAAAGAGCGCCGGAAGTACGGTCTGAAAAAAGCCCGTAAAGCTCCACAATACTCCAAGCGTTAG
- the cwlD gene encoding N-acetylmuramoyl-L-alanine amidase CwlD — translation MLLITVMLTVCYQHLQAEYKVEAIKTLAWTVANKVIVIDPGHGGIDPGAVGPGGGLEKDIALAISKRLALTLSQAGAAVIMTRETDQDLSDANTGSLLERKREDLARRVAIANERNADLFISIHVNKFPGSKWRGAQTFYHLESENSRRLAVAIQTELVHNLKNTDRKAKGDAFYIMRNTEMPAVTVEVGFISNPEEEQLLQDPLYQSKVAWAIYAGIVRYYSEEANARTSRSP, via the coding sequence ATGTTACTTATTACTGTAATGCTGACCGTGTGCTATCAGCACCTTCAGGCTGAATATAAGGTAGAAGCGATCAAAACCTTAGCATGGACCGTCGCGAACAAAGTCATCGTAATCGATCCCGGCCACGGAGGGATCGACCCTGGTGCAGTTGGACCTGGTGGAGGGCTGGAAAAGGACATTGCCCTGGCGATTTCCAAACGGTTGGCATTGACCTTAAGTCAGGCCGGCGCGGCGGTAATCATGACCAGGGAAACTGACCAGGACCTGAGCGATGCTAACACCGGTTCTCTCCTGGAACGTAAGCGAGAAGACCTGGCCAGGCGAGTAGCCATCGCCAATGAGAGAAATGCTGACCTATTCATCAGCATTCACGTGAATAAGTTTCCTGGCTCAAAGTGGCGAGGGGCGCAGACCTTCTATCACCTGGAGAGCGAGAACAGCCGGCGACTGGCGGTGGCCATTCAAACAGAATTGGTTCATAATCTAAAAAATACTGACCGAAAAGCCAAGGGAGATGCCTTTTATATCATGCGCAACACGGAGATGCCTGCCGTGACGGTTGAGGTAGGTTTTATTTCTAACCCAGAAGAAGAACAATTATTGCAGGACCCACTGTACCAGAGCAAGGTCGCCTGGGCGATTTACGCGGGTATCGTACGCTACTATTCAGAAGAGGCAAATGCGCGGACCAGTCGAAGTCCGTAG
- the amrA gene encoding AmmeMemoRadiSam system protein A — MGEIVFAAIVPHPPIMIPAVGGREVTNVQQSVKAMEKLAEQLLAVQPDTLVFVTPHGTVFQDAVSLTTVPQLRGDLREFGAGTVSFQFPNDLELVPAITRQAMEDNLPVVGINERLARDYRVRTELDHGIMVPLYFFQRAGINPTLVAISIGLLPFEDLFAFGVAVQKAVHQSGKKVAVIASGDMSHRLTKDAPAGYHPQGKEFDRRIKECVEQGDIKGIINIPQDLAEKAGECGLRSIIIAWGALDGYMVQPEVYSYEGPFGVGYLVANLNPQQPGAAPALLPELMAERNRLVQERRQKESMLVRLARESLEHYVRTGERLPTPAEIPSELRRRAGVFVSIKKHGQLRGCIGTIAPTQPNLFHEIVENAISAGVGDPRFRPVGPEELGDLVYSVDVLQEPEPIQSIDQLDPLRYGVIVRRGRRSGLLLPNLEGIDSAEEQVAIAKRKAGIAPDEPVELSRFEVVRYT; from the coding sequence ATGGGCGAAATAGTCTTCGCGGCGATTGTTCCCCATCCGCCAATCATGATCCCGGCGGTTGGAGGAAGGGAAGTGACTAATGTTCAACAAAGCGTAAAGGCGATGGAGAAACTGGCCGAACAGTTACTGGCTGTCCAGCCCGATACGCTAGTTTTTGTTACTCCACATGGGACGGTGTTTCAGGACGCGGTTAGTCTCACCACTGTCCCCCAACTGCGCGGAGATCTAAGAGAATTTGGCGCCGGCACGGTCAGCTTTCAGTTTCCTAACGACCTGGAACTGGTGCCGGCGATAACCCGTCAGGCGATGGAGGACAACCTGCCTGTCGTGGGCATTAACGAGCGTCTGGCGCGGGACTATCGGGTGCGCACAGAGCTTGACCACGGGATTATGGTTCCCCTGTATTTCTTTCAGCGGGCCGGGATTAACCCGACTCTGGTCGCAATCTCGATTGGCCTACTGCCTTTTGAAGACCTGTTTGCCTTTGGGGTGGCTGTCCAGAAGGCTGTGCACCAGAGCGGAAAAAAGGTAGCGGTAATTGCCAGTGGTGATATGTCCCACCGTCTGACGAAAGATGCCCCGGCGGGCTATCATCCGCAAGGGAAAGAATTTGACCGACGAATCAAAGAATGCGTTGAACAGGGTGATATCAAAGGGATTATTAATATCCCGCAAGACCTGGCGGAAAAAGCGGGAGAATGCGGGCTACGGTCAATCATCATCGCCTGGGGAGCACTGGATGGCTACATGGTCCAGCCTGAAGTGTATTCCTATGAGGGACCATTTGGGGTAGGGTACCTGGTGGCCAATTTAAACCCCCAACAACCCGGGGCCGCCCCGGCTCTCCTGCCCGAGCTGATGGCGGAAAGAAACCGGCTCGTCCAGGAGAGGCGCCAGAAAGAATCTATGCTGGTGCGGTTAGCCCGGGAGAGCCTGGAGCATTACGTGAGAACGGGAGAACGCTTGCCAACTCCTGCCGAAATTCCGTCTGAACTGCGGCGTCGGGCTGGGGTGTTCGTATCGATCAAGAAACACGGCCAACTGCGGGGTTGCATCGGAACGATTGCGCCAACGCAACCGAATTTATTCCACGAAATTGTCGAGAACGCCATCAGTGCCGGGGTTGGCGACCCACGGTTTAGGCCGGTGGGACCAGAAGAGCTGGGCGATCTGGTGTATTCAGTTGACGTCTTGCAAGAGCCAGAACCCATTCAGTCCATCGACCAACTTGACCCGTTGCGCTATGGGGTGATTGTCCGGCGGGGGAGGCGCTCGGGTCTCTTATTGCCTAATTTGGAAGGGATTGATTCGGCCGAGGAGCAAGTGGCGATTGCCAAGCGGAAGGCGGGAATTGCTCCTGATGAACCAGTCGAATTGTCTCGGTTTGAGGTTGTTCGGTATACCTAG
- the amrS gene encoding AmmeMemoRadiSam system radical SAM enzyme: MEKALYYQNKPDQVVQCSLCPRECVIAPERVGVCRVRLNRDGVLYTRNYGQCSSWAVDPIEKKPLYHFFPGHDVFSIGTVGCSFRCQFCQNWQIAQAEPVTVTLSPAEVVDYTLKVKKRNPQCIGIAYTYSEPLVWYEFVLATAKLAQATGLKNVLVTNGYIQEKPLAELLPYIDALNIDVKGFTPEFYRRLCGGELKPVLKTAEIARQHCHVEITTLLIPGLNDTTGELKELVAWVYSLGPETPLHFSRYYPNYKLELEPTPLATLHRARELAKEKLYYVYLGNVIGDEHSSTFCPQCRHLLIRRSGYHVELVGLRGRTCATCGREIEVII; this comes from the coding sequence ATGGAGAAAGCCCTTTACTATCAGAACAAACCAGATCAGGTTGTTCAATGCAGCTTGTGCCCCAGAGAGTGTGTAATTGCCCCTGAGCGGGTTGGTGTGTGCCGGGTGCGATTAAACCGAGACGGTGTCCTGTATACACGGAACTATGGCCAGTGTTCATCCTGGGCGGTGGACCCGATCGAAAAAAAGCCCCTCTACCACTTTTTCCCCGGCCACGATGTATTTTCCATCGGCACGGTGGGGTGTAGCTTCCGCTGTCAATTCTGTCAGAACTGGCAGATCGCCCAGGCAGAACCGGTGACCGTGACTTTATCCCCGGCGGAGGTGGTTGACTATACCCTGAAGGTGAAAAAGAGAAACCCCCAGTGCATTGGGATTGCCTATACTTACTCTGAACCACTGGTCTGGTACGAGTTTGTGCTGGCCACGGCTAAGCTGGCGCAGGCCACTGGCCTGAAGAACGTGCTGGTGACCAATGGCTACATCCAGGAAAAGCCACTGGCAGAACTGCTCCCGTATATTGATGCCTTGAATATAGACGTCAAGGGGTTTACCCCAGAGTTTTATCGCCGCCTGTGCGGCGGTGAACTAAAACCGGTGCTAAAAACAGCGGAAATAGCCCGGCAGCACTGCCACGTCGAGATTACCACCTTACTTATTCCTGGTTTGAATGATACCACGGGAGAACTAAAAGAACTGGTGGCCTGGGTTTACAGCCTGGGGCCGGAAACGCCATTACACTTCTCGCGGTACTATCCCAACTATAAACTGGAGCTTGAGCCAACCCCGCTAGCGACTCTCCACCGTGCCCGGGAACTGGCTAAAGAAAAGTTGTATTACGTTTATCTGGGAAATGTGATTGGCGATGAACATAGCAGCACTTTCTGTCCGCAATGCCGCCACTTATTAATCAGACGCAGTGGCTACCACGTTGAACTGGTCGGCTTGCGTGGTCGGACCTGTGCCACCTGTGGGCGGGAGATAGAGGTCATTATTTAA